Proteins from one Deinococcus radiopugnans ATCC 19172 genomic window:
- a CDS encoding BON domain-containing protein, producing MWPFGKSTADRVKDALNEQPRLKDLGLQVQEKGGNVTVTGMVPNDRYGNLVKVVAEGINGVKSVDTSGLIAQEAPQQAQAAAPQDAGPSASDNSFTSGPASGGTEIPATSSAKPAPAAPSMEAEVKEMEERSKIAKAVHQAIRNNGELKDDPIDVLQSGKSVILRGVVDSDHEQRLAEKLAREVDGVSGVDISGLRVAAGAKELSKEKDTQTGDTVYTVQSGDTLGAIAQKYYGNAAEYKKIAHYNNISNPDLIKVGQQIRIPG from the coding sequence ATGTGGCCTTTCGGAAAAAGTACAGCGGATAGAGTCAAGGACGCCCTGAACGAGCAGCCCCGCCTGAAAGACCTGGGGTTGCAGGTGCAGGAAAAGGGCGGCAACGTTACCGTGACCGGCATGGTGCCCAATGACCGCTACGGCAACCTGGTCAAGGTGGTGGCCGAGGGCATCAACGGGGTCAAGAGCGTGGACACCAGCGGCCTGATCGCCCAGGAAGCGCCCCAGCAGGCCCAGGCGGCAGCGCCGCAGGACGCGGGTCCCAGCGCCTCGGACAATTCGTTCACCTCCGGCCCGGCCAGCGGCGGCACCGAGATTCCGGCCACCTCCAGCGCCAAGCCCGCCCCCGCCGCGCCCAGCATGGAGGCGGAGGTCAAGGAGATGGAGGAGCGCAGCAAGATTGCCAAGGCCGTGCATCAGGCCATCCGCAACAACGGCGAGCTGAAGGACGATCCCATCGACGTGTTGCAGAGCGGCAAGAGCGTGATCCTGCGCGGCGTGGTGGACAGTGACCACGAGCAGCGTCTGGCCGAGAAACTGGCCCGTGAGGTCGACGGCGTGTCCGGGGTGGACATCAGCGGCCTGCGCGTGGCCGCCGGGGCCAAGGAACTGAGCAAGGAAAAGGACACCCAGACCGGCGACACCGTGTACACCGTCCAGTCCGGCGATACGCTGGGCGCGATTGCCCAGAAGTACTATGGCAACGCGGCCGAGTACAAGAAGATCGCCCACTACAACAACATCAGCAACCCTGACCTGATCAAGGTGGGCCAGCAGATTCGCATTCCCGGCTGA